The following are encoded together in the Vigna unguiculata cultivar IT97K-499-35 chromosome 2, ASM411807v1, whole genome shotgun sequence genome:
- the LOC114174093 gene encoding probable sodium/metabolite cotransporter BASS5, chloroplastic, with product MNTAMISGAAKQFHNIHSLRLSLFRLSKPKSPIMLSTNNNISSPISIRFNSPFPYRNSNIPSLNCASLDSSDSLPPDPSQSQTSAPTQVEQNSISILDILKQSNSYLPHVLIASILLALIYPRSLTWFTSRYYAPALGFLMFAVGVNSNENDFIEAFKRPAEIATGYFGQFFVKPLLGYLFCLIAVTALGLPTTVGAGIVLVACVSGAQLSSYATFLTDPHMAPLSIVMTSLSTASAVFVTPLLLLLLIGKKLPIDVKGMVYSITQIVVVPIAVGLLLNRFFPRICNVIRPFLPPLSVLVAAICAGAPLAFNVETMKSSLGVAILFLVVAFHLSSFIAGYFLSGFVFRDSLDAKALQRTISYETGMQSSLLALALANKFFEDPVVAIPPAISTSIMSLMGFGLVLIWTRRGKSETKHSS from the exons ATGAACACTGCCATGATTTCAGGTGCAGCGAAGCAGTTTCACAACATTCATTCCCTGCGTCTCTCTCTCTTCCGTCTTTCCAAACCCAAATCCCCAATTATGCTCTCCACCAACAATAACATCTCTTCTCCAATCTCCATTCGCTTCAATTCACCATTCCCAT ACCGGAATTCCAACATTCCGAGCCTAAACTGTGCATCGCTCGACTCATCGGATTCCCTCCCACCCGATCCCTCGCAGAGTCAAACCTCTGCTCCCACCCAG gTGGAGCAAAATTCAATTTCTATTCTGGACATTCTGAAGCAATCAAATTCATATCTGCCTCATGTACTCATTGCTAGCATACTGCTTGCTCTAATCTACCCACGTTCTTTAACGTGGTTTACCAGCAG ATACTATGCACCTGCGCTAGGTTTTTTGATGTTTGCAGTTGGGGttaattcaaatgaaaatgaCTTCATTGAGGCATTTAAGAGGCCAGCAGAAATTGCCACTGGTTATTTTGGCCAGTTTTTTGTGAAGCCTCTTCTTGGATATCTGTTTTGCCTGATTGCAGTAACTGCTTTAGGCTTACCAACAACAGTAG GTGCTGGAATTGTCTTGGTGGCTTGTGTTAGTGGTGCCCAGCTTTCAAGTTATGCTACTTTCCTGACGGATCCACATATGGCACCTCTAAGCATAGTTATGACATCACTGTCCACTGCTTCAGCGGTTTTTGTCACGCCACTCTTATTACTGTTGCTCATTGGGAAGAAATTGCCTATAGACGTAAAAGGAATGGTGTATAGCATTACACAGATTGTGGTGGTACCTATTGCAGTTGGCCTGCTTCTAAATCG ATTCTTTCCTCGTATCTGTAATGTAATTCGACCATTTTTGCCTCCTCTGTCAGTATTGGTGGCGGCTATCTGTGCTGGAGCACCACTTGCCTTTAATGTTGAGACTATGAAATCCTCCTTGGGAGTCGCTATCTTGTTTCTTGTTGTTGCTTTTCATTTGTCATCTTTCATAGCTGGTTATTTCCTCAGTGGATTTGTCTTCCGTGATTCTCTTGATGCAAAGGCACTGCAACGAACAATTTCCTACGAGACAG GAATGCAAAGTAGCCTGCTAGCCCTGGCACTCGCTAATAAATTCTTTGAAGATCCAGTAGTGGCTATTCCTCCAGCAATTTCT ACTTCAATTATGTCTTTGATGGGATTTGGTCTTGTCCTCATTTGGACCAGAAGAGGAAAAAGTGAGACAAAGCACAGCTCTTGA
- the LOC114169130 gene encoding uncharacterized protein LOC114169130, producing MTYLDEDGINVDGDHTKDVMRNHGGGEYVKLRWDPQSEATITIDRKGSGLWYWVKSGLCFLCLGFVALLAVKWVVPFFLEKAIIPMINWGTNKFTSPELAVMVFASIALFPTLVMPSSPSMWVAGMTFGYCFGFLIIISAAAIGVSLPFLIGSIFHHKIEEWLEKYPKKASLLRCAGEGNWFHQFRAVALIRVSPFPYILYNYCSVATRVKYWPYLIGSLVGMVPEIFVSIYTGILIQTLANARHHHHTLSAPEIIVNVVGLCVTVGTIIFFTVYAKRKLKELRKVDDLLLK from the exons ATGACATATTTGGACGAGGATGGTATTAACGTCGACGGTGATCACACGAAGGACGTGATGCGTAATCACGGCGGAGGAGAATACGTCAAATTGAGATGGGACCCCCAATCGGAGGCCACAATCACCATCGACCGGAAAGGCTCGGGTCTATGGTATTGGGTCAAATCGGGGCTCTGTTTCCTATGTCTGGGCTTCGTCGCTCTCCTTGCTGTCAAATGGGTTGTCCCATTCTTCTTAGAAAAG GCGATTATTCCGATGATAAATTGGGGGACCAACAAATTCACTTCTCCGGAGCTAGCAGTTATGGTGTTTGCTTCTATAGCGCTATTCCCTACCCTAGTTATGCCATCCTCGCCTTCTATGTGGGTGGCTGGGATGACATTTGGTTATTGCTTCGGATTCTTGATAATTATTTCTGCAGCAGCAATCGGGGTATCACTTCCTTTCTTGATCGGTTCAATCTTCCATCATAAAATTGAG GAGTGGTTAGAAAAGTATCCAAAGAAAGCTTCTCTGCTAAGATGTGCTGGAGAGGGAAATTGGTTTCATCAATTTCGGGCAGTTGCTTTAATCAGGGTTTCTCCATTTCCATACATACTGTACAACTATTGTTCCGTGGCAACCCGTGTGAAGTATTGGCCTTACTTGATCGGATCCTTGGTAGGGATGGTGCCAGAAATATTTGTTTCAATCTATAC GGGAATCTTGATACAAACATTAGCGAATGCTAGACATCATCATCACACTCTTTCTGCTCCGGAAATTATCGTCAATGTTGTTGGCTTATGTGTAACAGTTGGTACAATAATCTTTTTCACCGTCTATGCTAAGAGGAAACTCAAGGAGTTACGAAAAGTGGATGATCTGCTCTTGAAATAA
- the LOC114174094 gene encoding uncharacterized protein LOC114174094, with the protein MAAATLYLAKPFCTSKIPLPRVSDSGIGTVKYEIQTKLKTGFLGLGLFHFLSFVEPAASLQLQLQEPPNALSLPTWAIHVSSVAEWIIAMALVWQYGHKSRYPAWKGLSWGMVPLLGGAFCACTWHFFYNSESLEVLVALQAALTVIGNATMCIAAYRIYKSSQGS; encoded by the exons ATGGCGGCGGCAACGTTGTACTTGGCAAAACCATTTTGCACTTCCAAAATTCCACTGCCAAGAGTGAGCGACAGTGGAATTGGAACCGTAAAGTACGAAATTCAAACCAAATTGAAAACGGGTTTCCTGGGACTGGGTCTGTTCCACTTCCTCAGCTTCGTCGAACCAGCTGCATCTCTGCAACTGCAACTTCAGGAACCTCCCAATGCCCTCTCACTGCCCACATGGGCCATTCACGTTTCCAGTGTCGCTGAATG GATTATAGCCATGGCTTTGGTGTGGCAATATGGGCACAAATCTAGATACCCTGCTTGGAAGGGCCTTTCTTGGGGTATG GTACCTCTACTTGGTGGAGCTTTTTGTGCATGCACATGGCATTTCTTTTATAACTCTGAGTCCCTTGAG GTATTGGTGGCTCTTCAAGCGGCACTGACTGTTATAGGAAATGCTACAATGTGCATAGCTGCATATCGGATATACAAATCATCCCAAGGCTCCTAG
- the LOC114174634 gene encoding uncharacterized protein LOC114174634, with product MLEQFNPVFHPYILDVVDVVADDHCGYRCIAALLGMGEESWPLIRHDLYKELSQWRDEYATLVGGYDRLEELRKSLLANRDKWMTIPDMGYAIANRYNVILVCLSSVQNLTIFPLRTSPPISQSQHRLICIGHVYSSHFVQVRLQEGCPLPTVDIISSSNCYPKAKGWASFYRDRMQAFLDLHVVDRSYVDLMED from the exons ATGCTAGAACAGTTCAATCCTGTTTTTCATCCTTATATACTCGATGTTGTCGATGTTGTGGCGGACGATCATTGTGGATATAGATGCATTGCTGCATTGTTGGGTATGGGCGAGGAGTCGTGGCCTCTAATCAGACATGATCTATACAAAGAACTTAGTCAATGGCGAGATGAATATGCAACATTAGTTGGAGGCTATGATCGTCTGGAAGAACTGAGAAAGTCTTTGCTA gCTAATCGAGACAAGTGGATGACTATACCAGACATGGGGTATGCGATTGCTAATCGGTATAATGTAATCCTCGTGTGCTTGTCATCAGTTCAGAATTTGACGATATTCCCACTTCGTACATCCCCACCTATTTCGCAAAGTCAACATCGACTAATTTGTATCGGACATGTTTACAGTTCTCATTTTGTGCag GTTCGTCTACAGGAAGGTTGTCCATTACCGACAGTGGATATCATATCATCTAGCAATTGTTACCCAAAGGCAAAAGGGTGGGCATCATTTTATAGAGATAGGATGCAAGCATTCCTAGATTTACACGTAGTGGATCGTAGTTATGTAGATCTCATGGAAGACTga